In Periophthalmus magnuspinnatus isolate fPerMag1 chromosome 9, fPerMag1.2.pri, whole genome shotgun sequence, the sequence TCAAAACAGAATAAGCAAGACAAGTGTCGAAAACATacaatatgattttttaaaaggtGTATATATGTCCCGAGGTAAGTTGTTGTAAGTTTGTGATTAGAGATGTTTACCAAACCAGACAGTGCTGGGATCAATACTTTTGTCCTGTTCATCTTTACCATACAGAATATTGCAGCAAGCAAGACGTAACACATGTGTATGAAGCAATAAACAAAAAGGTGACTTAAAAGGGACCAATGCCTTCTTGAAGTAAAAGTTGTGAAAGGAAGACACAGTACAGGTAAACCTTCCATTGCCATGATACCACGGAGAGTGCTTTAGCTACAAGAGGAGGTACAGACTAGTCTAGATTCATAGCTCTTTGTTTTTGAGAACAGTAGGACCTTCCATTAACAGCTCTTGGTGCAGGGTTTAACTCTAGACCTCTTTCAGAACAGATGAGTAGTTTACAGGTAACTTCCCCCTGTGTTAACTTGTACTTACGGACTTGTCCTCCGCGGTCCCCTCACATCGTGTCATGTGTAGTTCTGTCTATCAAAGCTGCGGAAGGCTGAGGGATGGGCCAGCTTCCTCATTGAGAGGCTGTCAGTCTTAGCTGCTTCGGGCCTAGAGCCAGGCTTGCTCCTGAGGAAAGGGTTTCTGGGTCCTGCCAGACCCCGGCCCACAGGCACAGGCCCGACCACAGCCCCCCTGTCTGCCCCCAGAGCCGGGCCCCTCTCCATCCGTTCACTCACTGACAGGCTCTTCCTGTGCGGAGGAGCCAGTGTGAGCGAAGGATGGGAGTCATCTGAGGAGCAGCTATTGGCCCGCTCTAGCCTGGAGTAGGGGGTGCAGAGGGGGGCCCCACTCGGCCCACCAAAGCCCACACGAGCAGCGTCTGGGGCCGGGATCAGCTCATCAGGATCCTCAGGGTCTGACTCTGTGTGGCTGAGTTCGGCCTCTCTCTCTGGATGGGACGCAACAATCTCTGGTGGCTTATCAAAAGGGAAAGAGGTGGAGGCTCCAGGGGAGTTGGAGCGCTCAACTGGAGTGTATGGGGTTGACACACAACGTGTGTCAATACAGTCAGTGATGCTGGTGTACTCTGCAGCTTTGACCTGAATGCCCGGCCCCAGCCCACCATAGCAGCCTCGTGGTGTGAACATGAGGCTGTGGGACTTGACCAGAGGGGGTTCCTCCAGGAAAGATGTGCCGACAGTGGAGAGGTAGCGGCTGCTCTTAGAACGCTCCAGCAGCCCAGCTGAGGGCGGGGGTGACGGCTCTGTGTCCCAGGGAGGTAAGCTTGTGTCTGGTAAGAGGTGTGCAGAGCACAGGGACAGATCTGCTGCTGCACTGTCATCATACATTATCCCAGTCCCAGTGCAGCCAGTGCCGCCCTCCGAAGGCCTGTCGCCCAATCCGCTGGTCGTAGCGCTGCTGAAGTCCCGGCCTCCCGGCAGCACCATCTCCACTGTATCCGACTGCAGTGACAAGCCCCGGTAGAGTGGTGGGACAACACGGAGAGGGTCCAGAAAGACCTCTGCAGGTCCCACCTCCTCAGACGTGGACACGTAGATGTCTATGCACGAAGATGGACGGTGCTGCTGGGAGACTGCCAGCGTGGCCAGCGGGAGGGGCTTAGACTCCTTGGGGGCGGCGGCTGAAGACACCGACTGTGAGCTGTTGGCACGATGCAGACTGAGGGACCGCTCTTTGAAGAAGCTCTCGGCCCGCTCTGCTCCACTAGGGCGCTCCCCTCCACGGGATCCTCCCACATAAAAGGAGTGGCTTCTGACACGACTGGCGATGGTGGTGGGAGAGGGCGGGGACATGGAGCCCAATGCTGCTCCTTCTAACTCCTCTGGGAGGCGATATGCATTTCCCTCTGTACTGTTGAAGCTGCTTTGACGGAGAATGTATGAGGGGTCAGGGCACTCCCCCTGGCGTAGCATGTATGCAGAGTCAGTGCAGTCAGAGGAAGTCCGGGACCGAGCTTTGTTCACCTCTCCACGCTCGacacctgtcactctctctAGAGCTACAGTGATACGTCCAATCAGCTCCTCCATCTGAGCAAGACGGATGTCCACAGTCTGCAGCGAGGCTTTCATGAAGTGTTCTCTTTCATTGACTTCCTCCAGACGCATGGCCATATTCTCCACTCTAACAAGGCAAAAGAACAGAATCAAACAAAGAAtaccattacaaaaaaaaaaagaaattaaaagtttaaaaaatgcacCTTTCGGAGGTGACTCTGATGCGTTCATCATTTGAGGAGTGAAAGTGGTCATCTTTCTCTCTGAAATACTCCTCGATGCACTGCTCTTCAAAATCATGTACTTTCTTCAACTCGTCCTCAGTGATGAAAAGCTCTGAAGGTAAATAAGAAAATGTCACACATTTTATGAATTTTACAAACTAACATGGATTGCCTAATCACTGTTGGTAGAATCTACAGAAATCAAAAGAAGACACACTCAGTCCATAGTCCCTCTCATCATCGTCGTGCTTGCGCCAGCGACAGCACAGGTGCTTGAGGACCATGGTGATGTGGCTGAAGATGATGAGGGGTGGAGGAAGCACTGGACGTTCATGGAAGGTCATGATGAGCTGGTATCTCTGGAACTTCCACACCTGATTAGAGATGGACTTCACCTCAAAGAATGTGTTACTACAACAACATCAATCAGATTAATGTATCTGTTAAATTACAAAGCAATAACTACAATACTACTCAGAGGAAAGAAGTTACATACTTGAACACTGCTATGAGAAGGTTGACCAGTAGTATGTTGGCTACCAAGAGATAGCAAGCCATAATAGCTGGGACAATCCAGGCACCTGTCTTACAAGGAGGCAGGGTCACCACCGCCCCGTCCCCAGTAGTAACATTCTGTCCACAGGGTGCTGTTTTttaccacacacaaaaaaatccagaGGTTACAAGCAGGTACAAGGCAAAAACAATAATGTccctataaaataaataataaaatactgcaCAACAATGAGTGATatgcacaataaaataaataatgacaatATGTCACTCAAAAATgtcaacagacaaacaaaagaaaaggtaagaaaaatatttaattcaGCAAACAAACAAGAAGCATTTGTTTTAtgcttctttaaaaaaattgcTATTTTTAGCCACTTTCATGATGAGAAAGTATagtttacaacaaaaacacactcatCCATAGTTGTTTCCAATATATTTAAACACAtctctgttgttttaaatatattgaatCTGTACCAAAGCCAAGTTCAGCCGTGGTTGAGTCATGTGAAATGTCATTAGCAtatgttgtatgttttttccATCTGTGATGGTTCAGTTGCTGAAGCTTAGTGGAGATCATTTGATATTCATATTGGTTTGTTTGCAAACGCAAATGCAAATGCAATCTTttcatgcacattttaaaaatttTCACACAATGCAGCCCAAGGAAAGAGAACTGAAATAATTTTGCTGTTAACATTAGTTTTAATAAATAGAACTCTGACAACTGAaccacatgaaaaaacagaTTTCACCTGATGAATGTGGCAGTACAGTATGTTTTTGCATGTTCATGTCTAGATATTTTGTGCATACCATGAGTCTGACCAGTATCAAGGGAATGGTGATAGATTTATGATACATTGTCCACATGGCAGAGCCATTTCTCCAAATTAAGTTTGTCTTTGTTTGAGGTACAAAATGAGGAATCAACATCGCATACCACATATTGCATTTGAAAAATGCTGCTGCCATGTTAACAGTGCCATTTACCAAACAATGTCAAAACTGACGAGGGTAAAGTTGCTTATTGGTATGACCTTCAGTCAGGCTACTGATATTTTCAAACAAATATGTGAAATAGAATACACCTACTATCTTATATTTTGGGAAAGTTTGAACAGAAAATACAGCAGCTGACCCAAGATACCAAACGAGGGAGAGCAACTTTATCCTTAGATTTTTAGTAAGATGAAGCCGCATGCACACTTGGGTCTCAAGTAGCCTCTGTGTTAACAGTGGGCATGACAAGAtcatgagggaggagagatgggggtCGTGGATGCAGTTCATCTCAGCTCTAACATAGTTAATGATTTACTGGGGGTATGACTGCTCTGGGGAAAGTGGGATGGGCCACTACTACGCCAGCCTCCATGAGTTCGTATGTTATTTATggccagaccagaccagagtttTTCATTGTGCCTTTGCTGAAACTTCCTACTATGCATATCTGAAACAAAGAATGAAAACATTATTTCAGATCTCTTCTCTTTGGGCCACTCCTTGCACCGTGAACACTAAGATAAAGTTTCTACTGCTGTACATAATAACAACAGACCCTTGATTTGaacaaatacatataaaacaaaaaataatgactTAATATGCATACAACAGAACTGCATGTGGATCTGTTTACTtatgttaaaatattcaaacagtATTCAGTTGTCATGAAGCAtgtatctctgctcctgttctgcctccctgtgtgctctcccccctccctcacctgcctgaacctggagctgggcggaactctcggctcctcccgtgcgcacctgtgTCCCATCAGGGTAATCATTACCACcagccatggataagaggagcgggGAGAAGCCACTTGGTGCCAGATTGTCTGTGTGTCAATGTgatgctccagcttagtttttgcaattttgttacctgtctgcctgttactcattggatttttgccaccttccagattcctgctctcgctcgttcctgctcttgcctctgcgctccagctccggtacagtccatcCCTCTGCCTTGCCTACtgtcccgtcttggtctccggcttgcttcccgtctcctgccctgtctcccgctctctggattactctgGTGGGTCTTccctgctgggtcttccctggccctgtccctggtcccgtcgtgctctgaccctggctgtctccgtgcccgctctggacatccctgcttggcttgccctggtctcgtGCTGATCCTGTCCTGGTTTCCCATCCCTGCTCTGCACTACTCctgcctggtctgcctcccgctccctgctccccgtgtgtgttaaatgaactattaaagactgaatttcaccattttgtaaatctgCCCTGAGTCTGTACGTCTCtggtcctcccaaccccaccCGTTACGACATCAGTATAACAATGATTGTCTTTCAGTATAATTAGCTTTAAGAATTCTTGGTCAAACTTACGGTCGATCTCATCAGCAAACACTTCTCCGTAGATCATCCAGTAAGGCATAAAGAAGATGTTCCTAGCCAGCATCCACGATGCATCTTCATTTGGGTTGAGGATGGCTTGTCGCGCCACACCAAAGCTCATGAGCACCACCAGCATAATGATCACGAAGTACATCATGTCAATCATCTGAGAGAATAGCGCACGTGAGCAAGAAAATGAGGCAAGAAATCAAACAACTGGTCAAACTTTGCTAATTCTCTACTACTTTAAAAGGCAAGACCGCAGGTGTAAGTGCGCACTTTGCCAACACTGTAAATGAAAATTGGTTCTCAGTAATGTACCTGTTTGGttcaagtttaaataaatattcacaaataaaaatattttgaaagtCCAGCGAGTCAGCCCTACCCACTTTTATTTGAACTTGCGGAAACAGGATTTGATCCCTGATGATACGTCTTAACTGGCCAGGTAATTTTGAGTGTCCACCATGCACAAAATatgcataaaatataaatgacCTACAAgtattggtgttttttttcgTGTCTGCTAGCACTAATTAACAGCTGATTTACATATCAAAGTAGGCTGATTGATTATACACAAACTATCTCAAACACAGGCAACAGACACTGAGTTCAGCTTTTGATCCATGATGTGCCCTTCATGTTTTGCAGATATGATGCACTTTAACGTCGATTTAACTGAGCAAAAATAACTTTGTAGGGCAGGTGAGTAAGGCTGAACAATATGGGAAAATCTCTTAattgcatttttctgacaagcattgccaTTACAGTTAAATTtgtaatatatgttttaatgatAGGATTCTGTTGAAAGTTGATATTTAAAACATGCCCAGAAGAATctaacaaactaatacaagaattacatttctgaacatgtttgtgcagatcaaAACTACAGGTTTAGCAGTAAGACATAGATACAGCAGATATAGCAATAAGATACTGTGTTGTTTATGGATAAAATGATGGTACtttaaaaaattgcagcctttgcaatttgctaattgcattcattcaaattaagatttcattttgattgtgattaagcCTCCAATATTTTAaaggaggaaagaaaaaaaaacaatacaatattaatacaaaaaaatcaagCTCCCTCATGcttaaaaaacataacaaaaaacaaaactgtttctCACCATTTTTCCAATCATCATGACGTAAGGACCCAGGTATTTGTTGACCCCAAAGATGTCGAGCAGGCGGATGTACCAGTAAATGATGTTGACACAGTAGATGACGCGGCCGTAGCTCATGAGTGGGGGCTCTTGGAGTCTTAGGACCATCCCCACAGAGAATATGAGGATGGCCATAAGGTCTGTGATATTCCAGTACTCCTGTAACCACACTTTCACTTTCTGTAACAACTTCCCAGGCTCGGACATTAGAATCTGTAATAAGATTGGGAATGACAGAAGGGAGATATCATATACAGTATACATGGTAAGAGTAACAATATTTTAAGTCTACCATTAGAGGGCAGTATGAGTTCACCTACAATGGTTTGTAGAGGATTTAGAGACGGCATTGTTGCAGCTGGAAATGTCCCTGACACTATGATTAATGGCTTTGATACacatatattacaaaaatacCAGTTTCCCTGTTTATACTTTTGGAAcagatttttgtatttcttgccTCAATCCTACAGCCAAATGTAATTTCTTTGGCTTCCATATATCGTATTAACGTACCCAATTTATTCAGCTGTTTCCCAACATACACATTATGGTCTATCTTTGATTTGCACAGGGCGCAGCCTAGTCGTggtattatatatattaatattgattattatatatatatatatatatatatattgaacttgtttttactgtacctctctcattttctcaaTGCCATTGGTGAAGATGTAAGCAATGACAATCCACTCTTGAGGTGACGGCCACAGATCCATTTTAACCAGGACAATATAGTTGAACAGCATCAGGTAGCCCACATACGCCAACTGCAGTGGACAAAGAGGAAAGTATGTTAACCTTTAGCTTACATAGTGTAGAGTAGCTGTTTACTGTGCCACCACATTGAATGATACAATTTCCTCAAACGAAAATTACATGTGATTAATTCTATAATGGCGAGCTATCTTTAGTTTCCTTCCAGGGAACTGCAAAAACATCTGTCCCCAAGTGTGTAGCAAAATTGTATTTGATCATTGGATCTGacatatttttatgattttttttgtcataaactGTAACATCTGAGATACACATCTTGATGGACCACAGTCCCTAGTTTTTACCTTGTCTACAGAGGTGTTTTTACCATATCATGCAATCAGTCAAATGATTTATATTAGACTCTAATATAAACAATTTT encodes:
- the trpm3 gene encoding transient receptor potential cation channel subfamily M member 3 isoform X4; this translates as MNQLDAPRPLNWTIRKLCHAAFLPSVRLLKAQKSWIERAFSKRECVHIIVSAKDPHRCCCGRLIGQHVGLPPGISSSQNDKAERLAKNDSLSEKWSISKHTQLSPTDAFGTIEFQGGGHSNKAMYVRVSYDTKPDLLLHLMTKEWQLDLPKLLISVHGGLQNFELQPKLKQVFGKGLIKAAMTTGAWIFTGGVNTGVIRHVGDALKDHASKSRGKICTIGIAPWGIVENQEDLVGKDVVRPYQTMSNPMSKLTVLNSLHSHFILADNGTTGKYGAEVKLRRQLEKHISLQKINTRIGQGVPVVALIVEGGPNVISIVLEYLRDTPPVPVVVCDGSGRASDILAFGHKYSEEGGIINESLRDQLLVTIQKTFTYSRTQAQHLFIILMECMKKKELITVFRMGSEGHQDIDLAILTALLKGANASAPDQLSLALAWNRVDIARSQIFIYGQQWPVGSLEQAMLDALVLDRVDFVKLLIENGVSMHRFLTLSRLEELYNTRHGPSNTLYHLVRDVKKGNLPPDYRISLIDIGLVIEYLMGGAYRCNYTRKRFRTLYHNLFGPKRDDMPIRRGRQKTTRKREEEVDIDLDDPEINHFPFPFHELMVWAVLMKRQKMALFFWQHGEEAMAKALVACKLCKAMAHEASENDMVDDISQELNHNSREFGQLAVELLDQSYKQDEQMAMKLLTYELKNWSNATCLQLAVAAKHRDFIAHTCSQMLLTDMWMGRLRMRKNSGLKVILGLLLPPSILSLEFKNKDEMSYMPQEQEAYLQEKEEEEPEKPVKEKEEEDMEFTAMLGKVSTETARKKDVEEVQSRHRLIPMGRKIYEFYNAPIVKFWFHTLAYVGYLMLFNYIVLVKMDLWPSPQEWIVIAYIFTNGIEKMREILMSEPGKLLQKVKVWLQEYWNITDLMAILIFSVGMVLRLQEPPLMSYGRVIYCVNIIYWYIRLLDIFGVNKYLGPYVMMIGKMMIDMMYFVIIMLVVLMSFGVARQAILNPNEDASWMLARNIFFMPYWMIYGEVFADEIDPPCGQNVTTGDGAVVTLPPCKTGAWIVPAIMACYLLVANILLVNLLIAVFNNTFFEVKSISNQVWKFQRYQLIMTFHERPVLPPPLIIFSHITMVLKHLCCRWRKHDDDERDYGLKLFITEDELKKVHDFEEQCIEEYFREKDDHFHSSNDERIRVTSERVENMAMRLEEVNEREHFMKASLQTVDIRLAQMEELIGRITVALERVTGVERGEVNKARSRTSSDCTDSAYMLRQGECPDPSYILRQSSFNSTEGNAYRLPEELEGAALGSMSPPSPTTIASRVRSHSFYVGGSRGGERPSGAERAESFFKERSLSLHRANSSQSVSSAAAPKESKPLPLATLAVSQQHRPSSCIDIYVSTSEEVGPAEVFLDPLRVVPPLYRGLSLQSDTVEMVLPGGRDFSSATTSGLGDRPSEGGTGCTGTGIMYDDSAAADLSLCSAHLLPDTSLPPWDTEPSPPPSAGLLERSKSSRYLSTVGTSFLEEPPLVKSHSLMFTPRGCYGGLGPGIQVKAAEYTSITDCIDTRCVSTPYTPVERSNSPGASTSFPFDKPPEIVASHPEREAELSHTESDPEDPDELIPAPDAARVGFGGPSGAPLCTPYSRLERANSCSSDDSHPSLTLAPPHRKSLSVSERMERGPALGADRGAVVGPVPVGRGLAGPRNPFLRSKPGSRPEAAKTDSLSMRKLAHPSAFRSFDRQNYT
- the trpm3 gene encoding transient receptor potential cation channel subfamily M member 3 isoform X1, with protein sequence MASKKKWTERRELRRDRPFSTRDDASAVPGTSGPGRSTTRGRFSESWKRLSSRGGSTKRGGLNSQQPPAQKSWIERAFSKRECVHIIVSAKDPHRCCCGRLIGQHVGLPPGISSSQNDKAERLAKNDSLSEKWSISKHTQLSPTDAFGTIEFQGGGHSNKAMYVRVSYDTKPDLLLHLMTKEWQLDLPKLLISVHGGLQNFELQPKLKQVFGKGLIKAAMTTGAWIFTGGVNTGVIRHVGDALKDHASKSRGKICTIGIAPWGIVENQEDLVGKDVVRPYQTMSNPMSKLTVLNSLHSHFILADNGTTGKYGAEVKLRRQLEKHISLQKINTRIGQGVPVVALIVEGGPNVISIVLEYLRDTPPVPVVVCDGSGRASDILAFGHKYSEEGGIINESLRDQLLVTIQKTFTYSRTQAQHLFIILMECMKKKELITVFRMGSEGHQDIDLAILTALLKGANASAPDQLSLALAWNRVDIARSQIFIYGQQWPVGSLEQAMLDALVLDRVDFVKLLIENGVSMHRFLTLSRLEELYNTRHGPSNTLYHLVRDVKKREYPGFSWIYFKGNLPPDYRISLIDIGLVIEYLMGGAYRCNYTRKRFRTLYHNLFGPKRPKALKLLGMEDDMPIRRGRQKTTRKREEEVDIDLDDPEINHFPFPFHELMVWAVLMKRQKMALFFWQHGEEAMAKALVACKLCKAMAHEASENDMVDDISQELNHNSREFGQLAVELLDQSYKQDEQMAMKLLTYELKNWSNATCLQLAVAAKHRDFIAHTCSQMLLTDMWMGRLRMRKNSGLKVILGLLLPPSILSLEFKNKDEMSYMPQEQEAYLQEKEEEEPEKPVKEKEEEDMEFTVRSYCETQYNSVAMLGKVSTETARKKDVEEVQSRHRLIPMGRKIYEFYNAPIVKFWFHTLAYVGYLMLFNYIVLVKMDLWPSPQEWIVIAYIFTNGIEKMREILMSEPGKLLQKVKVWLQEYWNITDLMAILIFSVGMVLRLQEPPLMSYGRVIYCVNIIYWYIRLLDIFGVNKYLGPYVMMIGKMMIDMMYFVIIMLVVLMSFGVARQAILNPNEDASWMLARNIFFMPYWMIYGEVFADEIDHMHSRKFQQRHNEKLWSGLAINNIRTHGGWRSSGPSHFPQSSHTPTPCGQNVTTGDGAVVTLPPCKTGAWIVPAIMACYLLVANILLVNLLIAVFNNTFFEVKSISNQVWKFQRYQLIMTFHERPVLPPPLIIFSHITMVLKHLCCRWRKHDDDERDYGLKLFITEDELKKVHDFEEQCIEEYFREKDDHFHSSNDERIRVTSERVENMAMRLEEVNEREHFMKASLQTVDIRLAQMEELIGRITVALERVTGVERGEVNKARSRTSSDCTDSAYMLRQGECPDPSYILRQSSFNSTEGNAYRLPEELEGAALGSMSPPSPTTIASRVRSHSFYVGGSRGGERPSGAERAESFFKERSLSLHRANSSQSVSSAAAPKESKPLPLATLAVSQQHRPSSCIDIYVSTSEEVGPAEVFLDPLRVVPPLYRGLSLQSDTVEMVLPGGRDFSSATTSGLGDRPSEGGTGCTGTGIMYDDSAAADLSLCSAHLLPDTSLPPWDTEPSPPPSAGLLERSKSSRYLSTVGTSFLEEPPLVKSHSLMFTPRGCYGGLGPGIQVKAAEYTSITDCIDTRCVSTPYTPVERSNSPGASTSFPFDKPPEIVASHPEREAELSHTESDPEDPDELIPAPDAARVGFGGPSGAPLCTPYSRLERANSCSSDDSHPSLTLAPPHRKSLSVSERMERGPALGADRGAVVGPVPVGRGLAGPRNPFLRSKPGSRPEAAKTDSLSMRKLAHPSAFRSFDRQNYT
- the trpm3 gene encoding transient receptor potential cation channel subfamily M member 3 isoform X2, with amino-acid sequence MNQLDAPRPLNWTIRKLCHAAFLPSVRLLKAQKSWIERAFSKRECVHIIVSAKDPHRCCCGRLIGQHVGLPPGISSSQNDKAERLAKNDSLSEKWSISKHTQLSPTDAFGTIEFQGGGHSNKAMYVRVSYDTKPDLLLHLMTKEWQLDLPKLLISVHGGLQNFELQPKLKQVFGKGLIKAAMTTGAWIFTGGVNTGVIRHVGDALKDHASKSRGKICTIGIAPWGIVENQEDLVGKDVVRPYQTMSNPMSKLTVLNSLHSHFILADNGTTGKYGAEVKLRRQLEKHISLQKINTRIGQGVPVVALIVEGGPNVISIVLEYLRDTPPVPVVVCDGSGRASDILAFGHKYSEEGGIINESLRDQLLVTIQKTFTYSRTQAQHLFIILMECMKKKELITVFRMGSEGHQDIDLAILTALLKGANASAPDQLSLALAWNRVDIARSQIFIYGQQWPVGSLEQAMLDALVLDRVDFVKLLIENGVSMHRFLTLSRLEELYNTRHGPSNTLYHLVRDVKKGNLPPDYRISLIDIGLVIEYLMGGAYRCNYTRKRFRTLYHNLFGPKRPKALKLLGMEDDMPIRRGRQKTTRKREEEVDIDLDDPEINHFPFPFHELMVWAVLMKRQKMALFFWQHGEEAMAKALVACKLCKAMAHEASENDMVDDISQELNHNSREFGQLAVELLDQSYKQDEQMAMKLLTYELKNWSNATCLQLAVAAKHRDFIAHTCSQMLLTDMWMGRLRMRKNSGLKVILGLLLPPSILSLEFKNKDEMSYMPQEQEAYLQEKEEEEPEKPVKEKEEEDMEFTAMLGKVSTETARKKDVEEVQSRHRLIPMGRKIYEFYNAPIVKFWFHTLAYVGYLMLFNYIVLVKMDLWPSPQEWIVIAYIFTNGIEKMREILMSEPGKLLQKVKVWLQEYWNITDLMAILIFSVGMVLRLQEPPLMSYGRVIYCVNIIYWYIRLLDIFGVNKYLGPYVMMIGKMMIDMMYFVIIMLVVLMSFGVARQAILNPNEDASWMLARNIFFMPYWMIYGEVFADEIDPPCGQNVTTGDGAVVTLPPCKTGAWIVPAIMACYLLVANILLVNLLIAVFNNTFFEVKSISNQVWKFQRYQLIMTFHERPVLPPPLIIFSHITMVLKHLCCRWRKHDDDERDYGLKLFITEDELKKVHDFEEQCIEEYFREKDDHFHSSNDERIRVTSERVENMAMRLEEVNEREHFMKASLQTVDIRLAQMEELIGRITVALERVTGVERGEVNKARSRTSSDCTDSAYMLRQGECPDPSYILRQSSFNSTEGNAYRLPEELEGAALGSMSPPSPTTIASRVRSHSFYVGGSRGGERPSGAERAESFFKERSLSLHRANSSQSVSSAAAPKESKPLPLATLAVSQQHRPSSCIDIYVSTSEEVGPAEVFLDPLRVVPPLYRGLSLQSDTVEMVLPGGRDFSSATTSGLGDRPSEGGTGCTGTGIMYDDSAAADLSLCSAHLLPDTSLPPWDTEPSPPPSAGLLERSKSSRYLSTVGTSFLEEPPLVKSHSLMFTPRGCYGGLGPGIQVKAAEYTSITDCIDTRCVSTPYTPVERSNSPGASTSFPFDKPPEIVASHPEREAELSHTESDPEDPDELIPAPDAARVGFGGPSGAPLCTPYSRLERANSCSSDDSHPSLTLAPPHRKSLSVSERMERGPALGADRGAVVGPVPVGRGLAGPRNPFLRSKPGSRPEAAKTDSLSMRKLAHPSAFRSFDRQNYT
- the trpm3 gene encoding transient receptor potential cation channel subfamily M member 3 isoform X3; this translates as MNQLDAPRPLNWTIRKLCHAAFLPSVRLLKAQKSWIERAFSKRECVHIIVSAKDPHRCCCGRLIGQHVGLPPGISSSQNDKAERLAKNDSLSEKWSISKHTQLSPTDAFGTIEFQGGGHSNKAMYVRVSYDTKPDLLLHLMTKEWQLDLPKLLISVHGGLQNFELQPKLKQVFGKGLIKAAMTTGAWIFTGGVNTGVIRHVGDALKDHASKSRGKICTIGIAPWGIVENQEDLVGKDVVRPYQTMSNPMSKLTVLNSLHSHFILADNGTTGKYGAEVKLRRQLEKHISLQKINTRIGQGVPVVALIVEGGPNVISIVLEYLRDTPPVPVVVCDGSGRASDILAFGHKYSEEGGIINESLRDQLLVTIQKTFTYSRTQAQHLFIILMECMKKKELITVFRMGSEGHQDIDLAILTALLKGANASAPDQLSLALAWNRVDIARSQIFIYGQQWPVGSLEQAMLDALVLDRVDFVKLLIENGVSMHRFLTLSRLEELYNTRHGPSNTLYHLVRDVKKREYPGFSWIYFKGNLPPDYRISLIDIGLVIEYLMGGAYRCNYTRKRFRTLYHNLFGPKRPKALKLLGMEDDMPIRRGRQKTTRKREEEVDIDLDDPEINHFPFPFHELMVWAVLMKRQKMALFFWQHGEEAMAKALVACKLCKAMAHEASENDMVDDISQELNHNSREFGQLAVELLDQSYKQDEQMAMKLLTYELKNWSNATCLQLAVAAKHRDFIAHTCSQMLLTDMWMGRLRMRKNSGLKVILGLLLPPSILSLEFKNKDEMSYMPQEQEAYLQEKEEEEPEKPVKEKEEEDMEFTAMLGKVSTETARKKDVEEVQSRHRLIPMGRKIYEFYNAPIVKFWFHTLAYVGYLMLFNYIVLVKMDLWPSPQEWIVIAYIFTNGIEKMREILMSEPGKLLQKVKVWLQEYWNITDLMAILIFSVGMVLRLQEPPLMSYGRVIYCVNIIYWYIRLLDIFGVNKYLGPYVMMIGKMMIDMMYFVIIMLVVLMSFGVARQAILNPNEDASWMLARNIFFMPYWMIYGEVFADEIDPPCGQNVTTGDGAVVTLPPCKTGAWIVPAIMACYLLVANILLVNLLIAVFNNTFFEVKSISNQVWKFQRYQLIMTFHERPVLPPPLIIFSHITMVLKHLCCRWRKHDDDERDYGLKLFITEDELKKVHDFEEQCIEEYFREKDDHFHSSNDERIRVTSERVENMAMRLEEVNEREHFMKASLQTVDIRLAQMEELIGRITVALERVTGVERGEVNKARSRTSSDCTDSAYMLRQGECPDPSYILRQSSFNSTEGNAYRLPEELEGAALGSMSPPSPTTIASRVRSHSFYVGGSRGGERPSGAERAESFFKERSLSLHRANSSQSVSSAAAPKESKPLPLATLAVSQQHRPSSCIDIYVSTSEEVGPAEVFLDPLRVVPPLYRGLSLQSDTVEMVLPGGRDFSSATTSGLGDRPSEGGTGCTGTGIMYDDSAAADLSLCSAHLLPDTSLPPWDTEPSPPPSAGLLERSKSSRYLSTVGTSFLEEPPLVKSHSLMFTPRGCYGGLGPGIQVKAAEYTSITDCIDTRCVSTPYTPVERSNSPGASTSFPFDKPPEIVASHPEREAELSHTESDPEDPDELIPAPDAARVGFGGPSGAPLCTPYSRLERANSCSSDDSHPSLTLAPPHRKSLSVSERMERGPALGADRGAVVGPVPVGRGLAGPRNPFLRSKPGSRPEAAKTDSLSMRKLAHPSAFRSFDRQNYT